A genomic window from Castor canadensis chromosome 18, mCasCan1.hap1v2, whole genome shotgun sequence includes:
- the LOC141418783 gene encoding small ubiquitin-related modifier 1-like — protein MSDQEAKPSTEGVGYKKEGEYIKLKVTGQDTSEIHLKVKMTTHLKKLKESYCQRQGGPMNSFRFFFEDQRFADNHTPKELRMEEEDVMEVYQEEMGVIRQIFFLFPQSFFIFKNSSFVMWCSKHD, from the coding sequence ATGTCCGACCAGGAGGCAAAACCTTCAACTGAGGGTGTGGGGTataagaaggaaggagagtaTATTAAACTCAAAGTCACTGGACAGGATACCAGTGAGATACACTTGAAAGTGAAAATGACAACACATCTCAAGAAACTCAAGGAATCATACTGTCAAAGACAGGGAGGTCCAATGAATTCATTCAGGTTTTTCTTTGAAGATCAGAGATTTGCTGATAATCATACTCCAAAAGAACTGAGAATGGAGGAAGAAGATGTGATGGAAGTTTATCAGGAAGAAATGGGGGTCATTcgccagattttttttcttttccctcaatccttttttatttttaaaaatagttcttttgTAATGTGGTGTTCAAAACATGATTGA